The stretch of DNA ATGGTtgttgtgttgccctgcgacagactggcgacctgtccagttCGCCTCTAGCCAGATTAGCTGGAGATccggcaccagcacccctcctgaccccactagggacaaggttgttagaaaatggatgtgtatgcattttaatttatgccttaataaactcaaacatttattctttattgCAGAGATTGAGAGGATCCAGAAAGGAGAAACCAAGAAGACACCAGAGAAGGAGACTTACCTGGACCTTTTTGCCACCAAAACTATGAAACTAAAGGAGCGAGTGCTCATCCCAACCAAGCAGTATCCCAGGGTAtgcatcagctgctgctgcaggatttCTTTGCAAGGCCATACTATTGAGATGCTTAGCTTTAGGCATTTAAAAGTCTTCAATTTTCCAAAATtgattggataaaaaaataattgtgttttgcTGAAACTGTTTTGTTGTATGTTGAggtaattgaaataaaatgcactAAGCATATATCATACAGTTGTCTAAAACCTGTTGTAACTATCATGATGCCAAGTGTAAGAATAATCTGAAGATGAGTAGCTTAAGTCTAAAAGTGCTGGTCTGGCATGTTATGCGACATGGTGAGAGGTccaacaaatatgcaaaaaacatttttataaacgttacatcctgcagctttacttgttgttttaaatttccaCACTGAAAAATCTACTGACAGAAAGGAGAAGCAGTGGGATCAAAAGTCTTGAGCATGTCTTTAAGTGTCCTGTCCTCTGTCTCATCTGAATCCTTCTGCTCTGCTTTTTTCATAACCTCTTCCACTGGATCTGCAGCTTCAGTGTTGCTGTCGTGCATGTCTTTGATTTCTGCATGAGCAGTTCTAAATAATGCTGTGTTAATGGAGAAAAAATGTACAGATTAATGTTCCATTGACATGCTGCTGAATGATGTGGTCGTTATTCTGCAGGTCAACTTTGTCGGGAAGCTTTTGGGGCCTCAGGGCAGCACAATCAAGAGACTCCAGGAAGAGACGGGGGCAAAGATCTCAGTTTTGGGGAAAGGCTCAATGAGAGACAAGAATAAGGTTTGTGCAtagaactattttttttcttcctttgcagCTCAGTTCAGAGgatgtaatatatatatttttataaactatATGCATTATTTTTCAGGAGGAAGAGCTCAGGAAGGGCGGCGAGTCGAAATACGCTCACCTGGCCATGGAGCTGCATGTGTTCATCGAAGTTACAGCACCCATACCAGAAAACTATCTGCGCATGGCTCACGCCATGGATGAAGTCAAGAAGTTCCTCATCCCGGTTAGTGAATTCTTTTATTCCATTAACCTTAATCTGCTCTTAATGCACAATTGTGTAACCTCTTAAACTTTTCCAATGTAACTACAGGAGCCTGGTGAGCATGACCCCTACATGGACCCTCAATTCCTGAATGGATCCCAAGATGGTTCTGGAAGGGGACGAGGTGGCCTTGGACGGGGCAGAGGTGGACCACCTGGTGCAGGAGGACCAAGGTGAGTGGAAGTTTGAAAATTTATAGTTAAAGgatattaatcaaattttttatatatataaaacaattttttacaaaaatatatatctatttcCTAGGGGACGAGGGATGCCACGTGGAAATCTCAGAGGAGGGATGCGTGGAGGAACTCCCCGTGGCGGAATGTCTCGAGGAAACGCGCCCAGAGGGGCCCCGGCCGGTAGGGGCGGACCACCCTCTGCTGCAGCTAGAGGAGGGTCCTCTGGCCGCTCCAGGCCGCCTGCGAGCGGAGCGCAAAGGATGCTCCCCGCCGCAGCCCTGTCCCATCAAGCAGGACCTTCAGGGTCACAGCCCAAACCTGAACCTTACGATGAATATGTAAGTGTCAAAGTGAATAAAGACTTATTTTGATGGCCATGTCTCTTATTAAACATACAATTTTTTCCATTTAGGGTTCATATGAGGAGTCTTATGCTGAGCCTTCCTACGAGGGATATGATAGCTATTACAGTCAGCAGCCTGCTCCAGCGTAAGTCATATTTAAGagtttttcacacttttttttttccttgaatgtgttttctcatttcttaatttttgcCTTCAGCGATACGGAATACTACGATTACGGACACGGTGAAGCCCAGGATCCATCATATGAGAGCTACGGTATGCTTCTCTGTACTTTTGAACCACTACAGTCAAAGTGGTCCTGTGTGCGACGCTGTGAAGGTTAATTGTGCTTTGGTGTGTGTCCTGTTTGTAGGTCAGGGTGAATGGGATAACTCGTGGTCCGGCTCCGGGGCCGGAGGCAAAGTTCCCCCGACGCGGCAGTCCAAGGGTTCATACAGGGAGCATCCATACGTCAGATACTGAACAACTACCGGTAGAGAGTTGCTATGGCAACTGTCTCCCGATTGTAACAGGcttaacttttcaaaaagtaaTTTCCCTTCTTGTTTGTTCCCCCTTTTTTTAcggtttattttatgtttgtgctttttttaaacttggaGACATTTTGTTGGATGTACCAGAGTACCAGATAAGAAACACAAGGagcagagggttttttttttccattgtttatctgtttccatttaaatgtttcagttgcGTAGTAAGGAATTAGTTACTTAAACTTAACAAATGGAAAAAGTGATATTTTAGTGATATTTGATGGCTTTTTCAGTTAATGATTAACTTTAAACTGTGATTGTGGCGATTAAACTCTTATATAGGCTGCATTTCTCAAAAGTCCTTCATGACTGGACATTAATTGCTCTTAATGCTTCAGTGTAATTTTATATATacctaaaacaaatttaaacacagCCTTCAATATTTTGATCTGCATCAAAAGTCTCATTATTGTATACAACATTGCCAATCTAGTTTTCTCCTAAAATATAGAAATCCGTCTTTCTGCCACCTTTACAATTGGTATATTAAGCTATTCTATAACGTGCAAAATTATACTGATATAATTTCTTGTTAAGTTTGAAGGATACAAGGCTGCAGCCACCTCAATATTTTGTACATAACCTTAGGATAACTGTGTATGGTTTAAGTCGTGCCGTCTCCAAAATGCTCAATTCTTGTGTACCTTTTTGACTAAATAGGATACTAAACATAtcccaaaatgtttttctgcagtgCGTGTTTCAATAAAGTTTCtagtttcattttaatcaatCTAAACTTGGTATTTTTGCCTTTATTGTACCAAAGGATTATCTTCACTTTGTGAAAATGGTCCTCAATGGCTCCCCAATGCTGATTAAACTTGTATGTTTACACGTTTAACCTGACCacaatttgaaaaatacaaaaaaaaaaggggcagcgtttgtttttttcccatccaATGACTTTACCTTCGTCTGTTTATCCAAACTAAATGGCACTTGTAATGTCACCTTAAAAGAAAACACGTAATAAAGCTCATTACTTGAGATTATGTGCTGCCAAATTCATGTTTGACTTGACAATGATGCAGTGCTTTAACATGTATTGTCATTAATCTTTAGTTAGTGTATCTCTCAGAGCTCTCAAGAGCGCAATGTATCTCCAGCCACTTGAAAATGACTGAATTTCAACAGTATTCCCCAAATCAAGCTTGCAGGGATCTTACTTGACTTTGATGCAAAGTCATGCTGGCTgctttttataaaagaaaaatatcgcAGAGGAGAGGATTCTAAAAGCCTAAAGGTCGCCACAAGAAGGTAAAACTAACCCCAACACTCATTTATtagatttgttctgtttttattttattttctgtgcaaAACATGTTTAAGTAATGCAAGTCATCCAAAACATCAAAACCATTAAAGTACAAAATTATGCTGTGATATTCAGTAGTTTATTCCGAGCAAAATTAAGACGCACAAAACGTATCATGTGGTTGTGATGCAACTCTTGctcaaataaaaccaataattGTTTCATTCCACTCAATACTTATATCCATCTTGGTTATTTCTGTAGAATGTAGTTTAATGAAAATGAGTAGCTGCACTCAAAGCCTTAAAACATTCCATTAATGGGCAAAAACTCTTCAGCTCGAGTTGCAtgatactttttatttagtataaaattagttttgcatgttttgttgcTCACTTGGTGTATTTGGACATTTGTGTGTTCTGGatctcatttctttttctccttttaggTTATCAGAACTGTTGGTGCAGTTGATAGATTCAACTCCAGCAGCTCAGGCCTGTAAGGTCAGTTGGAAACGAACAAAATCAGGTTTTGATGATTTATGAAGTTTGCTGACTGTTGTTGCTGTGCTCTGCAGGTTCATTTGAAATTCCCTGCAAAGTGAGACCATGCAGGCTTCCTGTGAAGGGCTACTTGGACCAAATGCTGTCCAAGTGAATGAGTCTGGTTTGATGGCTGAATTTCACCTCTTCTATGAATGAGGTGCTTGAAGAAGTGTTGCTGAAGCTTGGAgt from Xiphophorus hellerii strain 12219 chromosome 19, Xiphophorus_hellerii-4.1, whole genome shotgun sequence encodes:
- the khdrbs1a gene encoding KH domain-containing, RNA-binding, signal transduction-associated protein 1a; this encodes MEDTKYLPELLAEKDSLDSSFTHAMKLITAEIERIQKGETKKTPEKETYLDLFATKTMKLKERVLIPTKQYPRVNFVGKLLGPQGSTIKRLQEETGAKISVLGKGSMRDKNKEEELRKGGESKYAHLAMELHVFIEVTAPIPENYLRMAHAMDEVKKFLIPEPGEHDPYMDPQFLNGSQDGSGRGRGGLGRGRGGPPGAGGPRGRGMPRGNLRGGMRGGTPRGGMSRGNAPRGAPAGRGGPPSAAARGGSSGRSRPPASGAQRMLPAAALSHQAGPSGSQPKPEPYDEYGSYEESYAEPSYEGYDSYYSQQPAPADTEYYDYGHGEAQDPSYESYGQGEWDNSWSGSGAGGKVPPTRQSKGSYREHPYVRY